The following DNA comes from Lates calcarifer isolate ASB-BC8 linkage group LG2, TLL_Latcal_v3, whole genome shotgun sequence.
GAGGAGGTAAAATTAtccagtattttcattttttacgTTGTTGTATTAAGGTTTAGAGAAggtcttccaccactgaaagatACTGTGTGAGTTTCCACTGCAGCTTTAAGAGcaagtgaaaaaatatatatatatttttaataatgatatttttgtttgcaacacagacatgtaaatacagtgaaataaatgataaaacaaatgtttttgtcaaaaacaCCCCATGCATTTGCATTGGAGTTTAATGATAAAGAGACGAGAGACGATCCCCTCAACCTTGAAGGTTTCCAAATCATTTCCACCTTTCGCCTGTTAAACCAGGTGGTTTAGAGTATAATCAAGGTTTGATGAAATGcagtgaaggtttttttttcttttatcatctGTTGAAATGTGTTGAACTGTCACAAACATGTGAGTGTGATACAGTATAGTAGCTGGCCAGCAGAGGGAACTAGCAAActaaatactgtataataataacatgatgggttttttttttttaactgtatgAAGCAACACTAACCACAACTTCCCCATCACTGGAGTTTCTGtagtgtgtgtgggttttttttaaaaagtcatctTTATGCAACCCACtgagaaaagatggaggaatTGATGCAAAGCAGCTAATCAATAGGTCTAATGTTTCAGCTTGTTTCCTGTGAAGCCTCAATGTGATACACGCTGGTGCTTCTGTAAACTCAGAGAGACACTGCAAGATTATTTTACCAGTGCTCAGTGTTCGATCTGAGCTGTAGTTCACTCTCTAACTGTCCAGAAAACTAGAAAACTTCTCAACCTAAAACCTGAATATCTATTCTTCTCCACTTCTCAGGGCACACTGTGGGAGTGGGAGCGCTCAGTCATgacccccaaccccccacaCAAAGCCAGTGGTGGGCCTAGTTCCTCTGCATATGGAAgtgaggtggggggtgggtggacACAGGGAGGTTGTAGACTTCACATTGTCCCACAGGGTCAGATAAAAGCTTATGCCTCTCCTTATTAGacaccccacctcccccacccccttcctctttAAGCTCTAAGCTCCCTGCACAAATGATAGTTAAGATTTATCAGAGCAGTTATCAGTTACAAAAGCGTTTTAAGACACTTTAATATGATGGTTCAtattatttgtgaaaaaaagataaaggaaaAACCATAAAGTGTAAGatgattttgttatttctgCACTGTAAAACCGAGCAGAGAAACGACTTCCCAGGTGAAATGCAGAACTTAAAACAACATGCTGGTAGCACTTATGATATTCAAGCCTGTACCTGAGATCCAAAACATCCCCTCTGATGTAGCAAACACTTCTGCCCCTTTTTCTCTAAAATGGCTTACCGTGTCCAAGCTCCTCCCACGATAGGGGCCATGAGCCTGGGggtctctgttttgttctccctATAGAAGCCCGGCCAGCATTGTCTCCGCGTGACCCCGGGGTCAACTGAACTCACCTCGTCGACCACGGCCCATTCAACTGTGAAGCTTCACAtaggacaaaaaaacatctcacaAGAGCAGGGATCACTTCAAGCAAGGGGGTGgaaagacacatgcacatgcacacagacaacgAACACACTCTGCACTGCTTCAGAGTCATAGGCAAATTTGTGTTATATTGTTTTTTCACAATGTAGAAAGACACCAGGGCCATGTACAAGATCTAAATTTGAATTTCAATGAATCAAATGCAGATTGGTTTATAAGACTATATAGTTCATTGAATAGTCAGGAGAGTATGTTTCCCTATTGAAAACAGTAAGAGTGGTTTAGATTGGCTAAGACACGTCGAGTCTATTAAAGAAGTCAATTATAGAAAGGAGTAATGAAGTTATCTTTGGCACATTTCCTATTAACTCTCCCTCAGATATTTTAAATACATCTCTTGCCAGAGGGGAAATTGCATTTTGCTGCAGGATAAGAATGAGGCCGTCCACGCCTGTCATCTGCAGCTCTTTATATCAGGCTACAGCCAAAAAGAAAAGTGGTACACGGTGGAGAATATACCTAATTCACACAAAAGTTTTACTGCAAATTTTGTCAAAccattttatatataaaaaaaggtCAGCTTActtatattttctgtaaagaAGCCGTTTCCCTGTTTGATGCACAGAGCACATGTCCTGAAGATCCCCCAGTGTGGCTCCTCGTATTCAGAGGCAACAGTGTCCCTGGTGGAGAGGAAGCTCATGGAAGCTGACAGGTTGAAAATGTGCTGCATGATGTGGCTGAAGGAGCATGAAACATGTTCACCCATGGATGCTGCGTACAGCGCCACAGGAGAGACCGCGAGACAATTAAACGCttctaatgtgtttttgtgttaaaacaatattttcttttaccATTACAGATAATGTGAGGGCAGAGTACTGCAAAGATGACGCAGCAGCTGCAAGTGAAGTTCAGGGAAAATTGTGAGAAATAACAAAAGCCTCCTTTTTTAACTTCACAGTATGTGcaagattattattatgacaGCAAAGACTCCTATTTGGAGAGAAGTTACAAAATATTCCAGCTGCAGCTAGGGATATATCAAACTGTATTTTGCATGATGTCATTTCTTTTGTCTATTCAACCTAATAAGACAGGGTAAAAAATTCATCACGGTGCTGTTAACTGCAGAATGACAGTCACTATCCCAGGAGCACCATTAGAAGTGTAATGAAGAGACATGCTCCCGTGGGCAGTGCCTAATTTTATGCCTTCAACCTCCAAAAATCATTCAGAcaattttttttagttttaaaatggcTCCATATCAACTGCAGCTGAAACGTGCACCAGTGGAAATGGCTTAAAGTCCTGTGATTTCTGAGTAGGACCTTGATGGTCTTAACAACAGCCACATGCAAATAGTGGTGTTGAAACTTATTGTTGCTTGAAGTCATCATGCACTGCCTGTGTGCATGATGACATGTGCTGCTTAGTAATTTTGTACCCATGAGGAACACTGAGGAAACTCGCTGTGATTTATCAGCATTTATTCTGACTCAAACTTTCATTTCTCCATTATattcattttctgcctgtgtgtgaccgacacttttactttttaacctCATTGGTTTGGGGAagttgggagagagagaacatagACACTGAAGATGAAACTACTCACATGTTGaccaatttttaaaaaaagttaaacaagTAACAGAAACTTTCCTGTGTTGAGAAATTAAAATTTCAAGAGGGTTTTTGTAGCCCAGAGCTCTGGCTTTAGTGCAgtatattaattttaaaaaatgattattcaTGTTTAAATTGATGTTGACactaaataaaaccaaataacGGAAGCTGAATTCATCAGAAAGCTTGAGTGTGGAATCCcttgaaactgttttacttCAAATACAAgccacaaaatcaaaaatgattttcatttcactgaacAGCTTTCAGACAAAGTTTATGAATTGGAAAGTGGCCTCAGACTTTTGGACCCCCACAGTAGATTTAAGTGCTCCCAAATTCAGTGTGTTGAAGTGCAATatcaatctttttttccccccaatttatgaaaaaatgaaatataatacaAATTCACTATACACCAGAAGCTGCCACATTcagtggcagagacagagagaaacaactgatttctctgtaaaatagaaatgaaacaaaCGGGTGTTTGCTGCGCACATCTGGAAATAtctcacaaaacaaactgaacatgaCTACTGAAAGATATTTATGACACATCAGTTTCCTCTCTGATTGTCTCTTCACTAAGAAAACAAAGTGGTTCAACAGTTTTTTGTGCACTTGGTGCAGTGTGGCCTGAACAAGAGTAGGACTGatgcttgtctgtctgtctgtctgtcagtgcaaCACAGCTCCCAGTTAGACTCCACATTTCTTCACACGCTACAAACTTCACAGCTGTAACCATGGGAGCATTGTGTAACAGACTGCAGCCTGAGCGTGTCCACAACGGCTGGAATTTATGATTATCAACATATTAGCAAAAGACTGGCGTTAGAGCAGCAAACATTAGACTTTGTAGTAGATGTTGGTGGGACTCTGGGGCGTTATCTCCTGCACTATGTACACAGGGGGCCCATAATCGGTGCTCACACGCTCATAGTGACGGCAGACCATGCTGTCAGAAGCCCGCAGAGGAAAGACAACATCACTGCGGTCTGAGCCCATGTTGTCGCTGCTGATGCTGTCCCGCTTTGGCACGGCCAAAGTGTTGAGGgacacagaggcagactgcTGGTTCTCCGGGACACAGTGGCGGTGATGGTACCTCCAGAGCAGGACCAGCAGGACAACAATGACCAGAAGGAGGATCACACAGCCGGAGAAAACCCAGACAAACGGCCCCGGCTTAGAGCCACCACCACTGGGGTTTGTTTGTCCTGTTTCTGAGCCTGCGTCTGTcatcagaaacagagaaactgagatGAAATGAGTAAATCAGGACATGCAACAGAggagatttaaaaaacagtttcactCAGTTTATGCCCTGGTACAGCCCGATCATTatgtgttaacatgaaaacccccGTCAAAGCTGGACACTGGAGAATACTGTCTAATCTTTAGTGTCACACTGGAAAACAGCCTGGTGCCTTCCTCTGACAGTGAATGGGCCAGTGAGTTATGATCACCGAGGGTTTGTAAATAAGTTAGGATATGGAGGAGGTCATAAATccaaaaaataaagatttcttGACCCTTAGTATGTCAGTGTGGGTACAATTTCTAATTCCTTtctaaatgtttctgtttgtagatTCACACAACACCTTAAATGTAACAGGAAGGTCAAAATATTTCACCTCCTGCAACATAACAGCAACATCTCCAAGCCTCCAAGAAATTCAGATATATCCCTCTTTAAAGGCTAGCACTAGTGTTTTTGCATCTTTGTGCCCATTTACCtcaaattaaactttaaatCACTGATAGGGATTttccaaaacatattttaaaagatttttaatgtattattcCTCAATTCCACAATTGCTAAAAATTACACAGCcctttctaaaataaaaaatagagtaaaaaaaacaaaaccaaatgtaTAGAGTATAAATTTGGCTGAGTAACACAttggttttgattttttccATGGAATACatcaacagcaaaaacatataGTATATTAGATAATCAACAGCTTTATCCTTAATAAATATGCTTTATAGTtaacaggttaaaaaaaatataataatggtCCCTGAACTGTAAAGTCATGTGTGTCAAAATACCAAAGATAAACCTGTATGTATTCtccaataataaaatatatttgatgttTCTTTTACCAGTTTTGCTTTTTGTATCGTTTTCTTCCGCAGAGGTGGCCTTGGCCTTGGATTTTGGTCGTGTGGGCGGGAATCTGGTGGGAGACTCCTGGAGTGTTGAAGGTGGATCTGAAGAGCCTGGATCATAAAGCAGgacataaataaaatcacagcaTATGGCTAATAGGTCCACACCTCACATCTCCTTGTCATTCCTGTGTAGGTGGGGTTATGTCACGACAAAAAATGTTCCTGTTAAAACTATAATGATGTTTGTTGAAgtattaatgttttctgttagtcagtcagaatgaaaatcaaagaaaagcttctttctctctggactgattattttcagtcattcGGGTACAACGCATCACAAGAGATGTGGGGAAACCATTTTCTAACCTATGAACCACAAAAAGTTGTGTTTTAAGTCACAACTGGAActctcagtttttcttgaaTGGAAAAACTACCAGTAACGCTCTCACTCTCTACACCTACACGTGTTCAAAACATAACATAATACAAAAAGGCACACTTTTCCTTGGGGTATTTCCAAAAGAACTTTGGAAACTGTAGGaaatcaaatataaattttTACGgttgtataatgtataatataaaacatttccAATCTAAACTCCTCATATTGTTGGATGTTAATAACAATTCAAGGCACAAACAATTTCACAgaacaaagcaaaataaaaaagtaaatagaTCTGTGAATCAaagcctttgtttttttccttcctctctactccattaatcatctcacgactcctcagatttatcttgtgaccccttAAAGGGGCCCAAGCCCTAaattgggaaccactggactaaactagTTAACTGTATATGAAGTAGTTAAAACTATCTCCACCATGAGCAGCTTCAACAATAAACTGCTGTGTATGCATTAGcagtaatgtaataatgttgTGATAACTTATCAGCCACACGGAGGaaacaagtacttttactttgatagTTTGAGAACATTCTGCCGTTAATACTTCTGTAGTTTTACTTATGTACTTGCAAtgtagtatttttacattgctttagtggtacttttacttaaataaaggatctgaaaaTTTCTTCCACTGCTGCTTTTTAAGTCTCTCACAAGTCCAGCAGCTTTTTAAGTGCGACACTAAACTGCTGCAGTGCCTCTTAAAGTGGAGAAAGATGGCAGTTTGTAGAAAAATAGAGAGGCAagaacaacatttcacaaatcacaTATAACACAGGTTATTATTATCCACTGTTGCATACAGTGGATAATAATAACCTGAGCAGTTTCCCAATCTTAGTAGGCTTCAACAAAGATTTACTGCATTCTATGGCCTTTGAGTAAACtatggataaaataaaaatttcatttaagtttcatttaagttttaacattttttttcactgcattaGCATTCATTGACCACTGCTGTTAATTTAAATTTACTCACAACACATTTACCATGTTTGTATGATTAGATATTCAGCTCTAAAGGAACAATCCGTAAGTCCAAACCATGGCGTTTAATACATAACTAGCAGCTACAATGACTCCTAGATTGACTGAAAGGCCTTTTAAAATGTGGAGACATTAACACAAGATTACAACTAAATCTGagttattaatgttttctgctgtttgtttacaccAGCAGTGTTTGTAAACACATCAGGAAAACAGCCCCATATTTCCAGTTATGATCAgttgagaaacacacaaaatgctgATTTTTCATCTCTAACTCAAACTCTTGAATAATTTATATGAATAATACTTCGCATTTCTGAGGTCAAAAAAGAAATTCCATTTTGGGGGCTTTGACAGATTTAGCTTTTAAAGTTAGAGTAAGTACACAGAAACGCGGCATCTGATGATTTCTTTGATCATGTGGAGCTCAATAGCAGACCAAAATACAGCACATGTATAAACAAGTACGCTAATAAATCCTTGTTTCTTCTAATAAATTGATTAATAACACAATTATAAAACTGCATCGATAGGTTAAGAAATGAAAAACCTCAGTATGTTCCTGTGTGAATATTGTATTACAGAGCCATTTATCCTCAGGACATTAAAGTAATGGCAATGGATATGTTCTGAATCTGCTTTGTTAAATTTTAATATATGTGATAAGagaacaaaatgatgaaaaaggaCCATTGGCTATTCTGatgttaatatgaaaaaaaaaagattattgaCTGCAACAACCAGTCCAAATGATGGCATGCAAGATAATACCGATGGCCTTAAGCTGCCAGTGGTCTGAATTAGGGATTTGCGATAATTCATGATGGCAATCTCCCTTCAAGAGAATGAATAGATGATCACGATTATCTGACCAGTTAGTAATTCCAGAGAGGAGGTGATATCATTGCGTAACGTGTAATAACCAAAATCAAACTATTGTTGCTATTGTTCCTTTAGCACAGTTTGTCAGAcagctgtgtgtctctttcattcatacacactcaGCTTTatctacacacacgcacacaaacataaagtACTTACTTTGGCCGACTCTCAGCACCAGCTTCATGGATTTACTTCTACACACCCCTCCATTAGTGTTATCCAGACCTTGCAGAACCCCTGTGGATGTGGCTGACatacagagggaggagagaggaaacattaaattattgtttaaGCTTTAAGTTTGTGTTTCATGCAATCATCCCGAAACAAGATTATAAAGCGATGCATAGTTCCAAAAATGATTTCTTTGCAGGCGGTTCCAGTTGCCGAATGTTGCATCACTTGTGCGAGAAGATGCAGATGCACATAGCAGAAACTATAAAAGTATATAGATaattacacacataaaaacaaacgaTGGAACCAGGGCTGCACCAAATTATAATCTATTATTTTCGTTCTACAAAATGTCAGCTAAAAAAACTGCTAAAAAATACCCATCACAAGTTCCCAGAGCCCAATGAGACATCTTCAtactgcttgttttgtctgaccaacagaccAAAAACCAAAGATATTTTGGCTTTACTAAAACATGAGTCCAAGAATAACCTCATAAAACCCTCATACTTAAGAAGTTTGAGCCAGAGAATGCTGCATTTTCCCCTCAAAAATAACTTACGTGATTAatcgattatcaaaatagtcAGCGATTACACTCAGttagcagtttattaggtacatctAGCTAAAAATGATGCAGTCTAAAACAATGATCCTACCTTAATGTTCAATGTAAACAACACAGTTCAACTGCATCTCAAACTACATCTAAGACTCAGGATATGAACTGTATTATGTTATACAGGGAGGTGTTTATTTAGTCTACCCTCACTAAAtggagtggacaaaataatagaaacagtCAATAGAGCACCTCAAACTACAgcctcaaaaataaaaacatggttgaatcaacacctctctaaaacagtctcAATGAAAACGGATCATTATAACGCTCATAAAGGGAGGAgcacctaataaactgccaactgaaaGTCAATTTCTTGTTGAATCAACTAACCGATGAATCAactaataatttcagctctaGATGCAAAGTTGCGAAtggacaaaatgaataaataataaaaaatttaTAACCAACATTAGCGATAACTTAAACACATTcaacaacatgtaaacacacacacacacacaccaagaacTCTCATTCACCCCTGTTGCTCCCcccacccatacacacacatagacttGTTAGCAGCATTTAGGTCAGATAACAACATCTCACAGGCTACAAGCCACGTTGCCATGAAAGCTCCCATCAAATCTGCCTGATGCTGTAAAAGCCTTGTGTGATTTGGGGCATGTAAGCCCTTGGAATCACACTGGCCTGCCAGAGCGAAGTGTGCTGTCAGAGCGTGGCGAGGCGGATGAGGCTACATGGTCAGACTTGCTCTCTATCTCATGCATCACTTGCCACTAAGATGCTGGTTTAACCAACAGCGGTCCAATAACGAGGCCACATTTTTTGATTctcacacaaactgacaaattgAGAGGGAGCCAAGGATGATggcttcctctcctcccaggagggaaaaaaggaaacagttgCTAGCATTGATTCAGACACTGCTCCACCTGTAGAAACCAGCAGCTTGTGTCTCCGTTCCACTGATTTTAAGATGCTGTACGTGTTTATATGCACTGAGACAAACAGGGGCGACAGCTGTGGCAGGTATTATCTATAGACTAACTCACAAGTGATATAATAGTCCTTCCCCTTGAGGAACTCCAGACCCCACAGGTTGGGACTGAACTCCTGGAACTTGAACGTGAACTTGACATCCCGGTGAGGCTTGTCACAGTTCAGTAGGGGTGTATCCGTCTTGTCGATGGTGCAGCTCTCTATCTGACTGCGGGAGACCAGGTACACTCTGTAGAACTCCTCCTTTCCCCCCGAGGAAGCGTCTGCCCGGGGACACACAATGTCCATCTTGTCCCCTATCTGAGGATACAGGACCAGACCCTGACCCGGGGTAAATCTGTGAGCGAGGGGATGAAAGAGGGgataaaagagagaataaatgtAAGAACAAATGGCCTTTTAAACAATACAGACTCAGACATCACTATTTAATTCGTGAGTCAGTTACTCTGCTTGAGTTTGTAAATCACATAGTGCCaaagtttttaagttttatgataaatccaaaacaaaaaatgtctaaTCGACAGTAGCGTAAGAGGGTTTCAATAGGATCTTACTGTTTTGAAAGCTCTACAACCTCCTGACAACAATTTTTTCATCTGAGGAACAGGCCCAAAGCAAAGATACTCAGTTTTAAAGATGAAAAGGTTGGTTATTCAATCAGTTCAATAGACAGACAGAATTAATCTGCAACTGCTGCAAttatttgagtcatttttttcaAGTGAAAAGATTTATATAGTTTCAGCCTCTCTTGTGTGATAATTTGCTGCTGTCCTGTGTCTTATGTGATGATAAACTGATTATCTTTGGGGCTTGCACcgatcagacaaaacaagaaagctGAAGACAACACCTTAGGCTTTAGTTATTCAcaatttttaatcatttaaatgatACAGAACAGAGAATAGCAGCCTTTTTTGCTTCATAAATTAATTAATCCCATTTCAAATTTGCCGTTAACTCTTTTTTTGTAGTCTGAACGATTAATCGACTAATTAGTTGAAATGAAATATCAAAACTGTATTTCTTGATTTGCAGTAAAAGGGGTGCATCCCCTCTGTTTAACTTTCAATCAATCATTTCGGTCACACTTCTtgcacaaagcagcagcagcagaaaagttGCATCCACCCAGCGTGAAACTGATTCATCCACCTACTTTGCATTGGAGCTGCTCCAGTGGATGGACTCTAGAGTGGCGGCACGACACGAGCAGACGATGGCCAGAAAGATCACGGCACTGCAGCTCCATGCGCTTCTCCCCATCACGGGCAGGTACGCGGCGGCTCGGTATCATAAAACAGAGTGGAAACGGGCTAAAACGCGTCGCCCCTGCATGTCTCCGGCGGTCCCAGGTGCGCGCAGACGACACATTCCTGAGTGAGATCCCACCAAGTTGCGAGTCTTCACCCTGCAGTTGCATGAAATTGTCCACATTGTGCGTAATTGGCTAGAAAATCATTCGTGTGACGAAATCCATGTATTGAGGACAGAGATTGTGTGGAGTATTTAGTCATCAGCTGACTGACCGGTCCGCCCATATCTACAGGCTCATGCGTgtggggtgaggtgggggggcACCGGGGCGCAGGGGGGATGGGGGGCTGGTTGGcgcattttttccccttctctcatGTAAATTTCTTCACATCAACTGAGATAAAAATGAAGAGCCATAAAACCCTTCAATTCTTTGGTAGGAAATGTTAGAGGTTGCTTTAATGACCCCAAAATCCTTTAAAACGCCATTATTTAAAAGAACACCTAAAATTGTTATAACTTAGGTTTTTCCAAGTTTTCCCAAAAGCACTAAGGTTTAATTTCTATCATCCATCTCTGACTTAATCATTTATCACAccaactttttgttttaatttgcagggatttttttccagttaaaaaggtttttaagGGGATTTCTTCATCTGAGTATCAAAGGATGAACACACTGAAAAGTCCTATGAGGCAAATGTATGATTGTGGCttatacaaataaaatctaCAGCTGATGATAAAAGGGGATTTTATGGGAAAACACAGCCATTTGTATACAGAATGACGTTCTTGTGTTTGTAGAAACCTGCTCTTGTTTGAAGTGGTGACTATTTCCATGATCATTTTATCATacagtctttattttttgtagcTACACAGCTTTACCCGCAACAGATGTTTGGATACTCACATGGATCATCCAACCATAAAAGGTTTAAGCCCAATTTTATCAGGTCTACATACAGAACAATCCTCATCTCAGTGGTCAATGGTCTTCTCAGTAAAGTAACCATTTGGGGAAGTTCAGGACAAGAGAGTACAGATTTGATTGATCAGGCTTTTTGTGGTCTCCCCCTTTTGGCGAGAAATATTGATGGTGACGAATAGAAAGACAAGTGAAAACTGTGACTCAGCGATCACCTCAGATGAACCTAAACTCTACCCAGAATTCATGTGACCAGGACATAGAGATAACCAGCTACTGCAAAAATGTTCAACTCTtcaaataaagcaaaacaacaagCAGCTGAGAAATCCTCCACTGCATCCTGAGCGTGATGTTTTATTGATATGATTCAAATTTCAATATGGatcaatacatttaaaatcattgtTGGGTGGATGAGTTGGGGTTTTCTTCAAAATCCTGTGTATTCTGGTATTTAAGGGGCCGAGGGCTGTAATCCCCTCATTTTCAGAAAATCTCAACTAATGACAAAGTGGTTTAAAAGATTACACGGGGCTTCTGTCACAAGACTAAAGCACCACAAATGACGGCTGGACTGTACAGAGATGTCTGCCTTTCTGTTGGGAGCTGGCTGGGCTGTATGTGTTCAAAGGGCCAGCAACATCTTTCATATTTATAATTCATTGAAACCTCGAGTTTTGTTGACATGGACTACACAGAGAAAGCAGATGCAGAGATGTTTTctcatgtaaacacaaaatTATACAAGTCTGACTTTTGGTTTTACTAAAACAAACTTCAGATACACAAACTTCAGATGTTTAgggttgattttattttcttgttgtgACATACATTTAGAGGGCAGAttccaaacacaacacaagaaaGAAATCAGCCTATGAATTCACCTTTTGTCTTAAACATCTAACCAACAAAAAGGCATACAGTACAAATACAAAGTGAATCTCAAAACAAATCTAAGTTCCTTGGTTTTTGGTTCTCCTGATGATGAGAACCAATGATTTTTCACTAAATGAACtgtgattcagattttttttaaaaaatctttctcCTTTCCCTTTTTTGTCTCTAATTGCTGCAATTTCAAACACAATTATCTCTGTTGAGCCAAAATTAAATACAACATAGGGCAGATTTAAAAATCCCCCATAACTCGACATGACTAATGTTAAAACATCTGCTCTTTGTGAGGTCCATTTTCATCTTTGTGACAATGCATTTCTCGTCACATGGTTGTCAATTATGTACTTAgtttatgaaaaatgaaaatttaactTAAGCTGATAAAAGaatacatacttttttttagttttcctgGTATAAGTGATGCATATATCACATGAGTGATTTTGTTAAAGCCCTTGTCCACTGAGACAACAGCAGTATAGTGTCCCCGGTGTGCGTACACTGCTCTCTACCTTCACTGATTGTGGTGTCCTGCATCTGGCATAAACATAGGGTGTGATAGGGTGCACACAACCAcctctctgtttattttggGGGATCAGACCTCCTCTCAGGTTTATGGACCTCCGCTGTGAAATTGCTGAGACAATCTAATTGCATATACTCAGTGGAAACTTAAAGAAGTCAGGGGCCTGCACATGCTTGAAAAGAGATGTGATCAGCTAAAATAACTGACATTTACATAAGAATCAGAGGTGTATTAAAAGCTTTTAAGTTGGCCTTTTCACTTTGCTATGACTGCAGCATCTTGAGTCTGAACAGTCAGTCCATTACTTTCCCTTTTTGCGTATGCATCATAATCCCCAGTTGCATGATGAGTCCTTCTTCCCAGCACCAGTGGTAGCAGCAGTCTCCAGTTAGTCAGGGGTTGGTTTTTTCCTCTTGGTGAGCTCTCACAGA
Coding sequences within:
- the LOC108888043 gene encoding ephrin-B2a, with the protein product MGRSAWSCSAVIFLAIVCSCRAATLESIHWSSSNAKFTPGQGLVLYPQIGDKMDIVCPRADASSGGKEEFYRVYLVSRSQIESCTIDKTDTPLLNCDKPHRDVKFTFKFQEFSPNLWGLEFLKGKDYYITSTSTGVLQGLDNTNGGVCRSKSMKLVLRVGQSSSDPPSTLQESPTRFPPTRPKSKAKATSAEENDTKSKTDAGSETGQTNPSGGGSKPGPFVWVFSGCVILLLVIVVLLVLLWRYHHRHCVPENQQSASVSLNTLAVPKRDSISSDNMGSDRSDVVFPLRASDSMVCRHYERVSTDYGPPVYIVQEITPQSPTNIYYKV